The Gossypium hirsutum isolate 1008001.06 chromosome D06, Gossypium_hirsutum_v2.1, whole genome shotgun sequence genome contains the following window.
tCTTGCTCAAGCTCTGCGACATTGTTGGTCAGTACtttgttgtattaaaattttgacTTCTGTGTTTTGAGGATTCTACAAATATGGATAACTAGATATAAAATAATGAAGCACATGCAATTTGCTAATTCTAATACATATAAAGAAGTAATGAGTTGAATATTGTGAATTCAAAGGGTTGAGGAGTAAATATGTATGGTTATCGCATGCATTATTAGAGTGTTGCCTCCAAATGAGATGGTGGATATGTGAAATGCAGCTTGGTACTTTATTTAGAAGAAATTGATGGATGCTCGGTGCTCCAACAAAGTAAGGTTACTTTATTTGAAATGATCCAAGGTTTCCTTTAGGATGACAACATTTCAGGACCCGtttctttaattttaactttCTCAAAACATCCTTAGAGGAGATCATGGTTGGGTTTGGACGGATGTTATGTAaggtatttagatttatttttcaatctcaaGTTTGGTTTGGCCTGAAAAatgggtttattttttttatccaagctTGACCCGATTTAGGAAAGATAAATTCGGGTCCAACTTGACTCGCCCATATTTGacttttttaaattagtttttatttaaaagtatttttttaaaatatagtaaattaaatacgctaaaaaatgctaaaataaaagttttctaacacattaaacttatattaaaaaacatttatattaaaaaacactaccacaaatataataaatgttttattatattaaaaaatacaataaatataaaaatattttattgtattaaatataatttttaaaattttatattatgggTTGGGATATTTAGTTggataagttttttttctttttaaattttggttaatgggtgtaattgttattaagttaagatttaatataaatataaatatatataattagtatttaagatatataattaatataattacttttataacataatatattcggATCAGATCGGTTAgctcaaataaaattttttactcAAAGCTCAACCCATATAGAGAATGTGCCATGCCTTAAACTTTATTTAAATCTATTGTTCaacctcatttttttgcccaaactctaTGATTTTTTAGATAGACCTTTAGACCTAAACAAGTGACTCAACTTATGATAAAGTTTACAACTAACTACACACTAAGAAATCCATACCTCTCCTGATATCATAAATCCTTCAAGTTaccttaattttcaaatttttttacagaaaaaaaaaagaagcaaacaaTTCAGAGGCAAAAAATTCTTAGAAGTCGAACTCATAATAATAGGTATGGGTTCAACACTCAACGGCAAATAGTACACAACTTAGAATTGAAAAtttgcaatttttaaaaaataaatatccttttattatttgtattaaattagaGTATTTCTATCTAAAATAATTGAATTATCTCAGAAGTTGATATCTAAAAGCAATTCAAATATTACtccaaaaattaatatttacgtctgaaatgaaattaattcaaatattattccatttctaatattcgTTTGATTGAGAgaagttaaaataaattataaagccGCCAACTTTTTATTTCTCCAACTTGACCTCCAAATCTCTTTTTATCTCATCTACAAAATTACTATTACACCATTATTCCACACTAGTTTCACTAGCAGAAgaatgtttaaataaatgaacGACACCACGACAACCTTGTGATTTTACAAAACCCCCctctctttaattatttttttatttgttttacagTTCATATTTGACCTTCGTGGTTACTTCCTTCCTTAACAATATTGTatccaaaatacccctaataatGTCGTCTCCAAAGTTTTAACTAAATGCGTTGCACCTATCACTTATGACATCTATAATCTTGAAAACATTAAGAAGCtccttaaaaaataaaacaaaaatccaCATCAGTGGAAGCAAATAAACACCAAGTGCAACAGTGATCCGACATCAATATCTAGAAATTCACTGGTTACAATCAATAATGTAAACCAGAATTACTTTACATGCTTTTCTGGTGCAGAGATATGTGTTCTGAAGCTTCCATCCATAAAACTTGTTGAGATTTATACAGTCCTACTACGGAAATCACTGACCCAAGTTTCGATGCCAAATGGTTGGTTTATTCAGTTCATATGCCAtacaattcacttttcaataacacAACTCAACGCTGCTAACAATATCATATCATCACAATCATGTTCTCGCGTTTCTACACTAGGAATGGGAAACTATCCAATTTCCTTCAAGGGTATTGCTCAACATATTATGGGTATTCAAATATGAGTATGAGGTATAATTTCActgaatatatattaaaaagatcGAGGTATAATTCCCATGTCTAGGTAACATAGGCGAGAATAGAgcaaatttatacaattttagaTGAAGGACAGAGTCAAGAAGAGATAAAAGGCAAAGCTTCAACAGTATGAAATGCCGAGTACCATTCAGGTTTCGCAAATCAACATCAGATAGGTTGGAAAGTAGGACATTATGGAAACGAGAGTGGATTATGGCGTAGCTTTATATCAAAAGGCCTTCTCAAATATTATGACCTCAACTCagatggtaaaagtaccatagaagCCTTTGTATTAGgaatcagattgcattttgctccctttactcaaaaaatagacaaattagttcTTGTACGTTAGATCAGAGAGCAAACTgattattctgttaaaaatttcatctatttttactatttaaaactGGCATGACTAATGAAATAATCAGAGCTACACGTGACGTGCCATATGTACTTTATTCTGACATACAGAGGCTAGTTTTTAATAGTTGATTAAGTTTCTAACATAATAACCGgtttgctttttgatctaacatacaaagactaatttacttattttttgagtaaaggtgACAAAATATAATCCGCCTTCTAGTACAAAGATACTTTCTCCTAACTCAGACCACTACAGCAACATATCCTCAAAACACACGCAAAAACAGAAGGGATTGTTGAATCAATTACAAGTTCAAATGCAAAGGCTAAGATTGAGATATGAAAACTTGTAGCATTAGCTCAAATTTCGGTATAGAAAGAAAAGCAACACATTCATTCATTATGACCTTAAACAACAACAATTCACAGCATTGTAATACTAGATAGGATCATGTCATTTCACTATAAACACGCAATGAAATGATGAATATGGCAGCCTAACCCAAATGTGCTTCACAAATTCAAGCAAAATTAGAGAAGTGGAAGCTAATCAATTAAttacctaaaaaaaattcaatgaatTCTCAAACCTTATACCCCCAATCATCACCTTGAAACAGGCTTCTGCAGCACAGCAGTCAAGTAAACTTCCCCATTCTTCAAACCACTTGGATCAGTCTTATTAGCCACTGCCCACTTCACTTTCTTATACCCAAGTTTCCTAATCATTGGCTCATAAACTTCCTCTAGATCCATTGCTTTACTAAAGAACCGATCCAACCACAAGTACCTACCTCCTCTCAACACTCTGTCcacatcataaaacataaactCCATCACCGGCAAGGGTATCCATCGGTTCACTGCCCTCCCACACCGGACCAGATCCATCGTCCCGTCGAAAACCGGTAGCCTCTGCTGCAACGGCACGTGTAAAGGCACCAACCCTCTTGCTGCCACGGCTTCACTGTAAGGCGCATTGACGTTCAATGTGGTGGTCAGCATCGTGACATTGTAGAAAATTTTCATCAAAGCAGCGAAGGTTCCAGTTCCACCGCCTATGTCAATGCCAAGACGGATCACAGAGTTAGCTGACTTAGCCAATTGCATGAACCGATTAACGGGAAGGTCGAGCTCGGAAGCTTATTTTAGAAGGGATGAGCGTCGGGCGTTGAGATCGAAGTCTATGGGGTTGTTTTGTAAAAGACAGGCAAAAGATTTACAGGAGTATTTGGTCCAGATGACAGAGGAGTCGGGCAGGGCAGTTGGGAAAGGGTTAAGAGGAAGGGAAGAAGTGGGTTTTGGCGGGGTTTTAGAGAAGCAACGCCGCCGCGGAAGTGGGTGGCAGCCGTTGAGAATAAGCGTTTCTTGGAGGTCGAGATCATAAGGGCAAGTCGAAAAAGGAGTGTAATTCATGTATCTACGGAGAAGGTAAGGGTGGCGGTGGCAGGAAGAAGCGATGGGTGCGACTTGGGAATGGAGGATGAGATCATGGGGAACGGGGGAAGTGCGTTTGGAATCAGAGGTGGAGGCAGTGAGGTGATTGATGGTGGCGCGTATGTCGTTGAGGTGGCGAAGGAGGTGTTGAGGGATATGGATAGGGACAGGGGCAGAAGGTTTGGGAGATTGGAAGGTTGAAGAGAGGTGGTAAAGGGAGAGTAGGTTGGTAGCCGCCATGGCTAAGAGGAGGAGGAAGTTGAAGCCCATGGTGAAAGCCATTGATTTGCACTCTTCCTCCTTACAACAATGATTGGATTACTCTTGTTTCGAATTTCATCAGCTCTCACATGGGAGATTGAATCTGGAATccaaacaaaaaggaaaagggTGTTTTGTTGCAATTCTTACTATATTTGTCAATGCAATTTGGTCAGCATCTCTACTCGTACTCACAAATTACACTTCGGGTGGGTCACCATCTCATCTTCATTAAGACAAGATTTTCTTCCTTTACTATCACTGAATGTGGAGATGTTCATTCAATTAAccaaagtttctttatatattatCCCTTGCCGATCTTTTCAAGCCACTAAACGAAATTATTACTTTTTAAGGATATGAAATCATTTAGTTTTTGTTTCTCAACTCATTATTTTCTCAATTCAACCCTACTtattaattttcgacaccaacgAGACTCGGGTCGTATTTAGTcttaatacttttatttttaaaaatttagtttatctatttctcaaattaaaaaaattcaactctAAATGTTGacttcattaaaattttctattaaattcactagagtgacattttaatttttttttaaaaagtactcGCATTGTATTCATGAAACAATAAAAGAGTATTGCAATGGACgtgaatttaatatataattttaacgGTATTAACATCTTTTAAATATTACAtcatcattttaatcaaaataaaaataatcggGCTAATCAATGACCTTGTAAAAGTTGAGGTACGAATTATGTCAAGAAGTtgaagtataaggattaaatcttaaatttgagcatagtataaaaatcaaaattgaaaataatcaCCTTTAGCCTTTCAactacaaataaatttttttattcttggaCATTTGTCAGCATACAaaggatatgatagtaaaataataagataacTATCACATATAAGTATGTAAATTATATGGACTAACTAATGTCATTAAATAAGCAATgaccaaattatgtaaaattaaaatataaatactaaatatcataTATGAGCATAGTAGAGAGATCGAAACTGAAATTTTACTATTATCTTATAATGACTAAAAAGGAGGAAAAATCATatcattagttaatccaaataattaGCACGGTTAATAAATTTGATAGccaatatgaatattttaaaaaagaacttattccaaatcatcatgctaaaataaattttttattaaaataatattttgtttaaaagaattcacataaaaaaattatgagagtaattatttgaactaaacattataaaaaaataagatcaaattattgtataaatttaaatataaagattaaatattaattttaggcCTAGAGGGGAACCACAAGTGATATTTGACCAATTTTCTgtaaatgcaaaaagaaaaatgaaaagagaagGTTTAAACATGTGtcaagtagagggactaaaagtGATATTCGaccaatattatataaaaaaagaaagaaaaggaaactgAACACGTGTCAAGTAGGAAGGTTCAAGGACTTTCCTTATAGATTTTTTTACCGTGATGGAGTTGGATGGTTGATTTATGTAAATAtgttgaaaaaaatatttgaaaaattatgttgattTTCTCAAAATTTACTGATTTACGTTATTTTTataaagagaaaggaaaatgCGTCTTACAAGGCAAGTTTCCACttagctaaatttttttttagcaGTTGGAAATTAGAAGTTTATAGATTTACTTTTGCCCATGTTTGAGATTGACATGGTTATAGTTTTAAGAAATGTTTGAATTTACGATGGTGCCATGGAGTTGGGTGACCTATAAATTTCATTTGCCATGTGAGTATGGAGCCATCACCCGGGAAGTCGGATCACGTTGTAACTCAAGGTCCCAATTGACGGTGATTATACGGTATCGGGTTGAATTATAACTAGGCTATCAAGGGATGGAGCATAAATGGGACTGTAGTTGACGGTGGTTATGTAGGCACGACAACGAGTTCTTTTCATCAGAAAGGGATGCTTTATAAAACTCAAATACAAGTACGAAGAAGAAAAGCGTAGTGGCGTTTCAGTATAATCAAGTAATGAGTCTTATCCATCATCACCGAAGGTAGTGATCTTGTTATTATAACCTATGACAGAATTGGGGTTTAACAGGTTATACTAACAAGGTCACCGCCTTTGGTGGATATGGACAACAAGAATTACTTGATTATATTGGAAAGCCTCTTATGTTTTCCTTCTTCGGACTTGTGTATGGATTTTATGAAGCATGCTTTTCTAATGAAGAAAAACTCATTGTGGTGCCTGCATTAGCATTGTTAACTACAACCTTGATTATGTTCCATCCTTTAACAACATAACttttgtaaacttgaagccttAGTTACACTTCAACCTGAGACGGTATAATCACCGTCAACTTGGACCTCGAGTTGCAAAGTGATCCCAACTTCTCAGGTGATGGCTCTATATTTACACTATAGGTGAAGTTTGTAGGTTACCAAGCTCTACGACATCATCGGGAACCCAAAAATAACTTAAAACTATGACTATGTCTCACTCAAAGCGAAagagaaataaatctttaaactCAGAAATTTCAAcacacaagaaaaataaaaacaaaataatttaggATATTGAATTAAGGGTCTGGGAACATGTATTTATATATGGGAAGGGGCGAGgtaaaagggttttttttttatccCGAGAATCTTGGGTTGCAATGTATAAAATTTATCCTCGGAATCTTAGGTTGAAGGGGCTTAGAGGCAGAAGCAATCAAGTTGGCCTGGAGGTTGAAATGGACAGAGAGAAAACGCTCCCTGTAGGTGGCTTTTTCATCTAACATGGTAGTGGAAACACTTCTTGTAGGGAGCGTTTTCCACTAACATGTCAGGCATATGGATGGAAAACACGTTCTATAGGAAGCGTTTTCTCTCTGGCCATTTCAACCCTCAGGCTAACTTGATTATTTTTGCCTTTGAGCCCCTACAACCCAAGATTCCTTGGATACAAATTTCATGATTCTAAAAAAAGGTCATTGCGGGGGAGCGTTTTCTCCCCCACAAAAGAGCTCTATAGAAAGAACTCAAAATAAACCCTTGATTTTCCATACCAACCTTCGAAGCAGATTGTTCATCTTATTGgaaaatgtgcccatattgtagtaaacatgtatctgttttctatttatttgaacgatgaataaataaataaagttaatttcacatttcactattatgtcttttatattttgtatgcatagtgaaattgtgacaatcaaatattagctcattgattgtttaaagttcaaactgaagataagtggcattgtacaaaatgtttacattgcgagaaagacaacttacttcagtagataatctaaatgagtctgtaatcccataaaagaatcaaagtgagcatttgattcaaatactaagaatGATTATTatttcgtctacaattccaattaaaaagatggctagtcttggctatcggagcagttgactccacaagtagagatatagatgtattcattggtagaatgatacattgaaTTAGACCCAATATGCattaattttgaatccatttgtgaattaattcacttgtgacgtttatggtgtgatttacctaaatcttgagttagtcactgaccatgcgtatgcaactcatgtgttgtggtataagtggaggcttatgctctaaagatgattgagcaTATAGCCAATATGTTGGggacatgacttgtgtatgatatgactttactagcaacagtggaattcataactcaattaaagagttaatgttATCCTTTcgttggcattgtgtggattgataaatatggaacgtggccattGGTTGCTTTTTCTCGAATGaataatttatcacagtcatttgttgacagtggtcatattaatcattaagaagacacaatgatgacaatgagataaaatatgactgtattgagtgaacgaatttaactcaaaggaaccaaggatatcatatgagggtaacacacacatgacgaggtcattggacaaagcagttggatgaattattttcgtaaagagtatataataaggagttttcaatcatggtacttcttttggactgactccatgattaagtaattgcgaattatcagaacgatgcttctggacataattgcaatcactagagcctaattgtatatgtctgattggtctctccgttagctcaacaaaagctcgatcggactgaatttgaattagaagaaaattctacgactttgggaataatttaattgagtctatttattcgatgtggaattaaattaggtggtcgtgagaattgttcaactagagaatttgattaaagaattttcttaaaaaattaaattggaaaatctaagtgatttttggaaaaattaattttgaacaagtaaaattaaattaatcaaatcaattaaaattaatatggtatttttggaaattaattttcaagtcagacaattggcccaatgggtaaatgagcttgaaaattggacttgagataGTAAATTGGGTCCGGAAGCCTAAAACTGAGACCAAAACCCAAAAACTGGTTGAATCGGGCCTGGTATGTGAAATTGAGCTGATAGTCCAATTGGTGGCTAGACCAAACCGGTCAGGTCGTCATTGACCCGAAACAAACAAGCAGCAGCCGAACCAGCTCGAGGTGCCATAAGGGTGTTGTACCTGTATCACCAAACACGACAGCGCCGATGGCTACGACGGCGGTATCTCAGTTGCTGATGACTGGTGGCGATTGATCGTTTGTGGTTGAGCAATGGAATAGTTACACTCCTGCTGAGACTCTAGTAgagaatttgatttgaaattaattatttcaaaaataatattattttaatagattaatattaaattaaatttaatacttatcttaatagtattttattaatttaatattaaagcgattatcttaatattaaatttaatttaatattaaagtgattaagttcaATCATAGTTGAATTCTCCAAACTcttcctatataaagagagccttgggtcattatttacacacacttgaattcaagagaaagttgtagagagaaaattctctaaagagattattccagaaaatttctagagatatttttctgatttacaacttgaccaaaaagtttagagaaattgcaaaattaccccattggtaattttctgaaaattttctgattcaaagcgagcccacactctgtaacgtgagcttgaggataacgTTGAAGACTACTTGGTCGAAGCGCTCATCTTAGATgaatcgaaaatgtacaattttgattaagtgtttattattttagatattacAACCAAaatcttattttggaaaaaaaaattaaaattctggtTTTTTCCTAAATCTATTTTCTGCTGCGTTTTTCAAACTCGTTTTTCCAACAATTGATATCAAAGCCAGGTTGtgttctatctataagtataaacaaataatcaaaataaatttatcttcttcttgaaagtgacattctttagatcttatgcatgttttgagttatatatgggaatagatacgatattatatatttgttatataattgttttttgcCGAGGCTatggttcttaggaaatagaccgtggactatcattgtggtgaaaaattatgtaattttatttttttcatttattttctagaaatagaatcATGGAAACCTTGGCtagctatttttttaattacctatctcattatatatctgttttataattgtttataatattatgtaatgttataattgtaatatatatatgagatgatccatagttgattgattaaaaataagaagtgtggtaatgagaaaatacatgtgttgtattattCTATTCACTTCTTTAGATTATTCAATAattgtgagaagtgtggtaatgagaaggtgcatgtctaggattggctctggctaggaaagacttggtttttaagCGGTCAAATTTGATTCACCTCACTTTCCTAGGACCCTACATGGTGTATGGTTCTCATTCACTTCTTCGGTTTTTCCGTTAAAAGAAAAactgtggagaatcaaaattatttgttttaagattAATTGTTTATTATGAATGGATATTATAAAATTTCCATAGCATGCCATGTATATATTGGAAGCATGTTatttagattaggtaagaatgtcactaggactattgtatgatcattattgaaatttgggataaaaaacATTGCATGTTTtgaaaatattgagtgggagaaggtcttTGAACAAGACCTTTGACTTCCATTGATGGTCTCTAAGTGATAGTATGATAAAGTTTCGAGCCGGGTCCTACCTTGGCCTCAC
Protein-coding sequences here:
- the LOC121203062 gene encoding probable methyltransferase At1g29790; this translates as MQLAKSANSVIRLGIDIGGGTGTFAALMKIFYNVTMLTTTLNVNAPYSEAVAARGLVPLHVPLQQRLPVFDGTMDLVRCGRAVNRWIPLPVMEFMFYDVDRVLRGGRYLWLDRFFSKAMDLEEVYEPMIRKLGYKKVKWAVANKTDPSGLKNGEVYLTAVLQKPVSR
- the LOC107901838 gene encoding probable methyltransferase At1g29790, with product MAFTMGFNFLLLLAMAATNLLSLYHLSSTFQSPKPSAPVPIHIPQHLLRHLNDIRATINHLTASTSDSKRTSPVPHDLILHSQVAPIASSCHRHPYLLRRYMNYTPFSTCPYDLDLQETLILNGCHPLPRRRCFSKTPPKPTSSLPLNPFPTALPDSSVIWTKYSCKSFACLLQNNPIDFDLNARRSSLLK